The Scomber japonicus isolate fScoJap1 chromosome 9, fScoJap1.pri, whole genome shotgun sequence genome includes a region encoding these proteins:
- the c9h5orf34 gene encoding uncharacterized protein C5orf34 homolog: METHSSVSLMVMYEDESVDVRCGDGVQLQLSPCGCEFMLVKAKDPCGHPLQPPERLRQRTRFTISTYKELMEAALTFRNKYASRPYLPEELIPAAHKKPFFSIDSDVHWPSWSSCDAELGPGGETVIRSEEGRAALMLSPSGEEFSVEFTCSLSQTHRQQHSMQQLSGDPDGSPGSQLLQHVSSLTFQGDEKTKEGNRRDQSLRTRCSPGIITHSAAQPKPEEMYQCTTVVQHHSCCAVAHTWHYPLSLARHHWTARLSKTPEDVEAEGTRHSNQADSGIHTLNIGEIKSGLPQSLPLTCSSPHWHRWKIKDPLATKEQSDQDFATDPVKVMWCQGVIYRILSGAVPVIEVSLGDGSVIQSNGVLNTYFTHHKPELQSGRVNVKEVTYHLNNLPPDVPGQVYSICSVVNRASRILACYDQAKQSLKLPVTPSCLQEDRHFSKPAILEVNLTNPTTVEMVESRSDLVAAELEKIKRFNFLLENNYLLGSEKRSARLEDSRVEQVTVEQVNESCIAEALQRTSKAIQDIDALISAATLT; this comes from the exons ATGGAAACCCACTCCAGCGTCAGTTTGATGGTCATGTATGAGGATGAGTCGGTCGATGTTCGCTGTGGAGACGGAGTCCAGCTGCAGTTGTCACCGTGTGGCTGTGAGTTCATGCTGGTCAAAGCCAAAGACCCCTGTGGTCATCCTCTGCAGCCCCCTGAGAGGTTACGACAGAGGACCAGGTTCACCATTAGCACCTACAAG GAACTGATGGAAGCTGCGTTGACATTTAGAAATAAATATGCTAGTCGACCATATTTACCAGAGGAGCTCATCCCTGCTGCCCACAAAAAG CCTTTTTTCAGTATTGACTCAGATGTGCACTGGCCCAGCTGGTCCTCCTGTGATGCGGAGCTAGGACCAGGAGGTGAGACCGTCATCAGGTCGGAGGAGGGACGAGCCGCTCTGATGCTGTCGCCCTCGGGTGAAGAATTCTCCGTTGAGTTCACATGCAGCCTCAGCCAGActcacagacagcagcacagcATGCAGCAATTGAGTGGAGACCCTGATGGCAGCCCAGGAAGTCAGCTGCTGCAGCACGTTAGCAGTCTGACCTTTCAGGGGGATGAAAAGACCAAAGAGGGAAACAGAAGGGATCAGTCACTCAGAACCAGATGTTCTCCTGGGATCATCACCCACAGCGCTGCCCAGCCAAAG CCAGAGGAGATGTACCAGTGCACCACAGTGGTCCAGCATCACTCCTGCTGTGCCGTTGCCCACACTTGGCACTACCCTCTCTCCCTGGCTCGCCATCACTGGACAGCTCGTCTCTCTAAAACTCCTGAAGATGTTGAAGCAGAGGGAACCAGGCATTCAAACCAGGCAGACAGTGgaatacacacattaaatattgGAGAGATCAAATCTGGCCTTCCTCAGTCATTGCCTCTCACATGTTCATCACCTCATTGGCACAG GTGGAAAATTAAAGACCCCCTGGCCACAAAAGAACAATCAGATCAAGACTTTGCAACAGATCCTGTAAAAGTGATGTGGTGTCAAGGAGTGATCTACAG GATACTGAGCGGGGCTGTGCCTGTCATTGAGGTTTCTCTGGGAGATGGATCAGTCATCCAGTCTAACGGTGTCCTTAACACTTATTTCACCCATCACAAGCCTGAGCTCCAGTCAGGGAGGGTAAAT GTGAAAGAGGTAACGTACCACCTGAATAATCTTCCACCTGATGTGCCTGGACAGGTGTACTCTATATGCTCTGTTGTGAATCGTGCGAGCAG GATCCTCGCTTGCTACGACCAGGCCAAGCAATCGCTGAAGCTTCCAGTCACACCCAGCTGCTTACAAGAG GATAGACATTTTTCTAAACCAGCAATACTTGAAGTAAACCTGACCAATCCTACAACTGTTGAAATGGTAGAAAGTCG GTCAGATCTTGTAGCTGCAGAACTGGAGAAGATAAAACGATTCAACT TCCTGCTGGAGAATAACTACCTGCTGGGAAGTGAGAAAAGAAGTGCACGACTGGAAGATAGTCGTGTAGAGCAGGTGACTGTTGAGCAGGTGAATGAGAGCTGCATAGCCGAGGCTCTTCAGAGGACATCCAAAGCCATACAGGACATCGATGCTCTCATATCTGCTGCCACGCTGACTTGA